From the genome of Thermococcus chitonophagus, one region includes:
- a CDS encoding 30S ribosomal protein S4e, with the protein MARKGPKRHLKRLAAPPSWYIERKAYKWAVRPRPGPHNMRTSIPLLYIVRDYLGYAKTAREARKILNEGKFLVDGRVRKDYKFPVGIMDVVSIPETGEHYRVLPNRIGKLILHPISEEEANIKPLRIRNKRMVKGAKVQLNFHDGTNHLIPLSEKDNYFTSYTVLMKVPEREIVEVLPFEKGAYVFVTQGKNVARKGKIVDIKRFPMGWPDVVTIEDEEGELFDTLKEYAFVVGRDKPKISLP; encoded by the coding sequence ATGGCGAGAAAAGGACCTAAGAGGCACCTTAAGAGACTTGCTGCTCCTCCATCATGGTATATAGAGAGGAAAGCCTACAAGTGGGCAGTTAGACCAAGGCCAGGACCACACAACATGAGGACTTCAATTCCACTGTTGTACATAGTTAGGGACTACCTTGGTTATGCTAAGACCGCGAGAGAGGCCAGGAAGATACTCAACGAGGGCAAGTTCCTTGTTGATGGTAGGGTCAGGAAGGACTACAAGTTTCCAGTTGGAATTATGGATGTAGTCTCAATCCCAGAGACCGGTGAGCACTACAGGGTTCTTCCAAACAGGATTGGAAAGCTAATTCTCCACCCAATAAGCGAGGAAGAGGCAAACATCAAGCCACTGAGAATTAGGAACAAGAGGATGGTTAAGGGGGCTAAGGTACAGCTGAACTTCCACGATGGAACCAACCATCTCATTCCGCTCAGCGAGAAGGACAATTACTTCACCTCATACACGGTCCTCATGAAAGTTCCGGAGAGGGAAATCGTTGAAGTCCTCCCATTCGAAAAGGGTGCCTATGTCTTCGTTACCCAGGGTAAGAACGTCGCAAGGAAGGGTAAGATAGTCGACATAAAGAGGTTCCCAATGGGCTGGCCAGATGTAGTTACGATTGAAGATGAAGAGGGAGAGCTCTTCGACACCCTAAAGGAGTACGCATTCGTCGTTGGCAGGGACAAGCCGAAGATCTCCCTTCCGTGA